The following coding sequences are from one Phyllostomus discolor isolate MPI-MPIP mPhyDis1 chromosome 11, mPhyDis1.pri.v3, whole genome shotgun sequence window:
- the TM2D2 gene encoding TM2 domain-containing protein 2 translates to MVLGGCPVSYLLICGQAALLLGNLLLLHCVSRSHSYNATAEPELTSAGATNPEFSAGASSWEYGDPNSPVILCSYLPDEFIECEDPVDHVGNATASQELGYGCLKFGGQAYSDVEHTAVQCRALDGIECASPRTFLRENKPCIKYTGHYFITTLLYSFFLGCFGVDRFCLGHTGTAVGKLLTLGGLGIWWFVDLILLITGGLMPSDGSNWCTVY, encoded by the exons ATGGTGCTGGGTGGTTGCCCAGTGAGTTACTTACTTATTTGCGGCCAGGCAGCTTTGCTGCTGGGAAATCTGCTTCTGCTGCATTGTGTCTCTCGGAGCCACTCGTACAACGCTACCGCGGAGCCGGAGCTCACATCCGCTGGCGCCACCAACCCGGAGTTCTCCGCGGGTGCTTCGAGCTGGGAATATGGCGACCCCAACTCTCCAGTCATCCTTTGCTCTTACCT ACCTGATGAATTCATAGAATGTGAAGACCCAGTGGATCATGTTGGAAATGCAACTGCATCCCAGGAACTTGGCTATGGTTGTCTCAAg TTCGGTGGTCAGGCCTACAGCGATGTGGAACACACAGCCGTCCAGTGCCGCGCCCTGGACGGGATTGAGTGCGCCAGTCCTAGGACCTTCCTGCGAGAGAATAAACCTTGCATAAA GTATACTGGACACTACTTCATAACCACTCTACTCTACTCCTTCTTCCTGGGATGCTTCGGAGTGGACCGTTTCTGTCTGGGACACACTGGCACAGCAGTAGGGAAGCTGTTGACACTGGGAGGACTCGGGATTTGGTGGTTCGTTGACCTCATATTACTGATAACTGGAGGGCTGATGCCAAGCGATGGCAGCAATTGGTGCACTGTGTACTGA
- the HTRA4 gene encoding LOW QUALITY PROTEIN: serine protease HTRA4 (The sequence of the model RefSeq protein was modified relative to this genomic sequence to represent the inferred CDS: substituted 1 base at 1 genomic stop codon): MTRPLLRRAGLGQFLLLWLLLPPVPVARVEARRTWRSPFCPAVCEPMRCPPLPSCSAGPVMDGCGCCRVCAAAEGEVCGGALSRPCAPGLQCGAPFSLQRRGGTRLGTCGCPETGAAVCGSDGRTYPSLCALRAENRVARRRGALPALPVQKGDCQDPGTRSAGWLRSKYNFIAEVVEKVAPSVVHLLLFRRXRRSPLGGEEIPASSGSGFIVSEDGLIVTNAHVLTNRQRIQAELQSGAQYKATVKDVDHKLDLALIKIEPNADLPVLLLGRSSDLRAGEFVVALGSPFSLQNTVTAGIVSTTQREGRELGLKDSDMDYIQTDAIINHGNSGGPLVNLDGDVIGINTLKVTAGISFAIPSDRIRQFLADFHERQLKGKTLSQKKYLGLRMLPLTLNLLQEMKRQDPNFPAVSSGVFVYEVIQGTAAESSGLRDHDVIVSINGHPVTTTTDVVEAVKDNDSLSVTVRRGRRSLVLTVTPEIID, from the exons ATGACTAGACCATTGCTTCGACGAGCTGGGCTCGGACAGTTCctcctgctgtggctgctgctgccccCGGTGCCCGTTGCCAGGGTGGAGGCTCGGAGGACGTGGCGCTCTCCGTTCTGCCCCGCGGTCTGCGAGCCCATGCGCTGTCCCCCGCTGCCCAGCTGCTCCGCGGGGCCGGTAATGGACGGCTGCGGCTGCTGCCGCGTGTGCGCTGCGGCCGAGGGCGAGGTCTGCGGTGGGGCGCTCAGCCGGCCTTGTGCCCCGGGGCTGCAGTGCGGTGCGCCCTTCAGCCTCCAGCGCCGAGGTGGCACCCGGTTGGGCACCTGCGGCTGCCCCGAGACTGGGGCGGCTGTGTGCGGCAGCGACGGGCGCACCTACCCCAGCCTGTGCGCGCTCCGCGCTGAGAACCGCGTCGCGCGCCGCCGTGGGGCACTCCCGGCCCTGCCGGTGCAGAAGGGAGACTGTCAGGATCCAG GGACCAGAAGCGCAGGCTGGCTCAGGAGCAAGTACAACTTCATCGCAGAGGTGGTTGAGAAGGTGGCGCCATCTGTGGTTCACTTGCTGCTGTTTCGCAGGTAAAGGAG GTCCCCTCTCGGCGGGGAGGAGATTCCTGCATCCAGTGGCTCTGGGTTCATCGTGTCTGAGGATGGGCTCATTGTTACCAATGCGCATGTCCTCACCAACCGGCAGCGAATCCAGGCAGAGCTTCAGAGTGGGGCCCAGTACAAAGCCACTGTCAAGGACGTTGACCATAAATTGGACCTTGCACTGATTAAGATTGAGCCAAAT GCTGACCTTCCTGTACTGCTGCTGGGAAGGTCATCCGACCTGCGGGCTGGAGAGTTCgtggtggccctgggcagcccaTTTTCTCTGCAGAACACAGTAACCGCAGGGATTGTCAGCACTACACAGCGAGAGGGAAGAGAACTAGGGCTGAAGGATTCAGACATGGACTATATCCAGACCGATGCCATAATTAAC CACGGGAATTCTGGGGGCCCTCTGGTGAACTTG GATGGTGATGTGATTGGCATAAATACACTGAAGGTGACTGCAGGGATCTCCTTTGCAATTCCCTCAGATCGAATTCGACAGTTCTTGGCAGATTTCCATGAGCGCCAGTTGAAAG GAAAGACTCTTTCACAGAAGAAATATCTGGGTCTGCGGATGCTGCCCCTCACTTTGAA CCTTCTtcaggaaatgaaaaggcaagatCCGAACTTCCCTGCTGTGAGCTCTGGGGTCTTTGTGTATGAGGTGATTCAAGGAACCGCGGCCGAAAG ctctgggTTGAGAGACCACGATGTGATTGTCAGCATAAACGGGCATCCTGTTACCACCACGACCGATGTCGTCGAAGCTGTTAAGGACAATGATTCCCTTTCCGTCACGGTTCGTCGGGGAAGACGCTCTTTGGTCCTGACAGTCACACCTGAAATAATTGATTAA